The following are encoded together in the Candidatus Nanoarchaeia archaeon genome:
- a CDS encoding phosphomannomutase/phosphoglucomutase, which produces MDRSSSTSKSSRKPNTGIFRAYDIRGVYPSEICTDDAYLIGKALVAFAKAKTVLVGRDARLSSPALHEAFVRGVTASGADVLDIGLASTDMFYFASSKYPCDVGAMITASHNPKQYNGMKFVRKNAIPILDKEIQELRKIIEGFAPSKTKRIQSIQKKGNIRERKGILKEFIDFTLSIEPLKTIKKLKVVMDTANGMGGMIVPELFKKSQLDIVPMCWEVDGRFPDHEPNPLIAKNRKKWIAKVKEEKADLGIAWDGDTDRVFFCDEKGRFVQGDVITGLLAEMSLKKFPRSAIVYDLRASWFVKDTILRNGGKPVMNRVGHSFIKARMRKEKAKFAGEVTGHYYYDLGNYYAEDSYLAAIQILKLMSSTGKKLSELLAPFFNNYFVTGELNFKNIDKARLFAKIKKAYHDARILELDGITIEYKDWWFNLRASNTEPLVRLNLEAKSQAKMVSKKKEVSAIIGGMV; this is translated from the coding sequence TTGGACCGATCAAGTAGCACATCAAAGAGCAGCCGCAAACCGAATACGGGCATCTTTAGGGCATATGACATCAGAGGCGTCTATCCCTCTGAGATTTGCACAGATGACGCATACCTTATTGGCAAGGCGCTGGTTGCATTTGCCAAGGCGAAGACGGTTCTTGTGGGCAGGGATGCCCGGCTAAGCTCGCCTGCATTGCACGAGGCATTTGTCAGAGGAGTCACCGCATCGGGGGCAGATGTGCTGGATATTGGACTGGCAAGCACGGATATGTTCTATTTTGCAAGTTCGAAATACCCCTGCGATGTTGGGGCAATGATCACTGCCTCTCATAACCCCAAGCAGTACAACGGCATGAAATTTGTAAGGAAGAACGCTATCCCGATCCTTGACAAGGAGATCCAAGAATTGAGGAAGATCATCGAGGGATTTGCACCTTCCAAGACGAAACGTATCCAGAGTATCCAGAAGAAGGGAAACATCAGGGAACGGAAAGGGATTTTGAAGGAGTTTATTGACTTTACATTGTCAATTGAGCCTCTGAAAACCATAAAGAAGCTAAAGGTTGTGATGGATACTGCAAATGGCATGGGGGGGATGATTGTTCCGGAACTCTTCAAGAAAAGCCAGCTCGATATTGTGCCCATGTGCTGGGAGGTGGATGGAAGATTTCCTGACCATGAGCCGAATCCCCTCATAGCAAAGAACCGGAAGAAGTGGATTGCTAAGGTTAAGGAAGAGAAGGCGGATCTCGGCATTGCATGGGACGGAGATACAGACAGGGTTTTCTTCTGCGATGAGAAAGGGAGGTTTGTCCAGGGAGACGTAATCACAGGCTTGCTTGCGGAGATGAGCCTTAAGAAGTTTCCGAGATCAGCGATTGTGTACGATCTGCGCGCAAGCTGGTTTGTCAAGGATACAATCCTCAGGAATGGAGGAAAACCCGTCATGAATCGCGTTGGCCATTCATTTATCAAGGCACGGATGCGGAAGGAAAAGGCAAAGTTTGCCGGGGAGGTCACCGGACATTACTATTACGATTTGGGCAACTACTATGCAGAGGACTCGTATCTTGCTGCAATCCAGATTCTGAAACTTATGAGTTCAACTGGGAAAAAACTCTCAGAGCTGCTGGCTCCATTCTTCAATAATTATTTTGTGACCGGAGAGCTGAATTTTAAGAATATCGATAAAGCGAGGCTCTTTGCGAAAATAAAGAAGGCCTACCATGACGCCCGTATCCTTGAGCTTGACGGCATCACGATTGAATATAAAGATTGGTGGTTTAATCTCCGGGCATCAAACACCGAGCCGCTTGTAAGGCTGAATCTTGAGGCGAAGTCTCAGGCAAAGATGGTTTCTAAGAAGAAAGAAGTGAGCGCGATTATAGGGGGCATGGTATAG
- a CDS encoding HD domain-containing protein gives MDKFTKKQPINTLKKGDIVMDIFVVKIKKGVSPYSKGYSFTLILSDSSGKSLEYKYWGGLDEAKVTALFDSIRSDSVVLVQGRFSFYNDKPQIVANEQDMIRVLNRDEYETDFIKQGKKDPDGMYADLMAIIQNIEEPVYKQLLVSVFSDKSIENKIKKHPAAIEIHHNWVAGLLQHMLEIVEYCKTSLKLFPDLNPDLLITGALLHDIGKLEELEVTSRIRGTQKGQLIGHLPLGIVFISRKLDEINGSEILKNKLLHMIVSHHGKVEFGSPKEPMFPEALALYYADELSSKLTEMTEYIKEHKDSTEDDFMYHYKKGINVLLR, from the coding sequence ATGGATAAATTTACGAAAAAACAACCAATCAACACTCTTAAAAAAGGAGACATTGTGATGGATATTTTTGTTGTTAAGATCAAGAAGGGCGTCTCACCTTATAGTAAAGGGTATTCATTCACCCTTATCCTCTCAGATTCAAGCGGCAAGAGCCTTGAGTATAAGTATTGGGGAGGCCTTGATGAGGCCAAGGTAACTGCGCTTTTTGATTCGATCAGGTCTGATTCCGTTGTGCTTGTGCAAGGAAGATTTTCATTTTATAATGATAAGCCGCAGATTGTAGCAAATGAGCAGGATATGATAAGAGTTCTGAATAGGGACGAATACGAGACTGATTTTATTAAGCAGGGGAAGAAGGATCCAGATGGGATGTATGCGGATTTGATGGCGATCATACAAAATATTGAAGAGCCGGTTTACAAGCAACTTCTTGTTTCAGTCTTCTCTGATAAAAGTATCGAGAATAAAATCAAGAAACATCCTGCAGCAATAGAAATACATCATAATTGGGTCGCAGGGCTCCTGCAGCATATGCTTGAGATTGTTGAGTATTGCAAGACCAGCTTAAAACTTTTTCCGGACCTCAATCCGGATCTGCTGATAACTGGAGCTTTGCTGCATGATATCGGTAAACTGGAGGAGTTAGAAGTAACGTCTCGCATAAGGGGGACTCAGAAAGGGCAATTGATCGGGCATCTTCCCTTGGGGATTGTATTTATATCCAGGAAGCTGGATGAGATCAATGGATCAGAGATTTTAAAAAACAAACTTCTTCATATGATTGTGAGCCATCATGGCAAAGTGGAGTTCGGCTCTCCAAAAGAGCCAATGTTTCCAGAAGCTTTAGCATTGTATTACGCGGATGAGTTAAGTTCAAAACTTACAGAGATGACAGAGTACATCAAAGAACACAAAGATTCAACAGAAGATGATTTTATGTATCACTATAAAAAAGGGATTAATGTTCTTTTGAGGTAG
- a CDS encoding sugar phosphate nucleotidyltransferase → MKERVTLTLDAELLAKIDSQVDGHTIKNRSHAVELSLLRGMGQHAPQKFVILAGGKGTRLRPITYEIPKALIPIQGRTLTEHLFDLCKRHNITNIVMAVGHMKEKIRNYFKDGSSFGVSIEYVEEEEPLGTAGPLRLAKGMFDSSFVVSNGDELKDIDLEEMYRAHKSNKAAATIALTTVDNPSEYGVAKLDGSRILEFVEKPPKDKAPSNLINSGLYILEPEVIDIIPKGFAMFEKDVFPKLAKRGKLFGYPFSGQWMDTGNMKRYEKALKEWKGIGPIK, encoded by the coding sequence ATGAAAGAAAGAGTTACCTTAACATTGGATGCAGAGCTTCTTGCAAAGATTGACAGCCAGGTTGATGGGCACACGATAAAAAACAGGAGCCACGCTGTGGAGCTGAGCCTGCTTCGGGGCATGGGCCAGCATGCGCCGCAGAAATTTGTCATATTGGCAGGAGGCAAAGGAACACGGCTCCGGCCAATCACCTACGAAATCCCCAAGGCGCTGATCCCGATCCAGGGCAGGACATTGACTGAGCATCTGTTTGACCTCTGCAAGAGGCACAACATCACCAACATTGTGATGGCTGTCGGCCATATGAAGGAGAAGATCAGGAATTACTTCAAGGACGGATCAAGTTTTGGGGTTTCCATTGAGTATGTAGAGGAAGAAGAGCCTTTAGGGACTGCCGGCCCGCTGCGGCTGGCCAAGGGCATGTTTGATTCCAGCTTCGTCGTTTCAAATGGAGACGAACTTAAGGATATCGACTTAGAAGAGATGTACCGGGCGCATAAGTCCAATAAGGCAGCTGCAACCATTGCATTAACAACTGTTGATAATCCAAGTGAGTACGGAGTTGCGAAACTCGACGGAAGCAGGATCCTGGAGTTTGTCGAGAAGCCTCCTAAGGACAAGGCGCCTTCAAACCTGATCAATTCCGGATTGTACATCCTGGAGCCTGAAGTGATTGACATCATCCCAAAAGGGTTTGCCATGTTTGAAAAAGATGTCTTCCCAAAGCTTGCCAAGAGAGGAAAACTGTTCGGCTACCCGTTCTCAGGCCAGTGGATGGATACAGGAAATATGAAGCGCTATGAAAAAGCATTAAAGGAGTGGAAGGGCATTGGACCGATCAAGTAG